In Monodelphis domestica isolate mMonDom1 chromosome 1, mMonDom1.pri, whole genome shotgun sequence, the sequence GCAGCCCAGATCATGGTTTCGCGGATCTGATACTCAGTCACTGAGGCGTGGTGGTTAGACTTCTCCCGGCCAGCTTAGCATATAGACAGAGAAGCCAAGAGTCTCCACTTTAAGAGGGCTGATcaaaggctaggcattggggtcaagtctggagagggaaaggatttGCCAAGCTTTATCCTGAATCTGATGCTAAACACAGGAATGGGGCCCTATTGTCGACTTTGTCTTACGAACAGGACACGGAATGGGACATCCAGCTCCTGTTTAGGTCACCTGTGTGAAGGCTTCagggaaaacaggaaaaggaatGAAACGTTTTTATATCAGtaacttacacacacacacacacacacacacacacacacacacacacacacacacatacacacaaagaatGTGGGATCTCCAGCTATGGACGTATCTCCATTTATATCCCAGAGCCAACATCTGCTTTGTAAAacaggtttaaaaagaaaggaaggacttgTTCCTCCTACTTCACTGCAGAGGCAGAGACCATGGGTATGTCACTATGAATGTCATGTCAGAATTCTTCAAGAGATGCTTCATTTTGTTCAATTTCCCCCCCACTGCTATGGGGATGCCTCtctggaaggagaagagggaaaggacagAATGGGAAATGTAGGCCATACAAAACAAATACTATTTTTCACTAAAAACTGCAATGAAATGAAAACTTTCCTTTAGCTGGGCAGGAAATTACGCGAGTCCCCGTGGCACCAACTCTCTCGTTCAGAACAGCAATAACCGGGTAGCAGAGCACCCCTGGCCAGCTCACCTCTAAATCGGTTCCTGCTAGGGTTGCTCCTCGGAGATTGCAGTTCTTCAATTTTGCATTTTTTAGCGTAGCCACACGAAGATTGATCCCCGTCATCTGGCTTCCCTCCATATCCACACCTTTCAAGTTGGCACCTGGAGGGACGATAGTTTGCCAGCAGTCTGTGGCCACTCGGGACTCCCACCTCCCAGAACTGTAGCAGGAGTAGCAAATTTTCAAAACTGCAAGGTGCCAGATAGACCCTTTTCTATGGATTAAAGTGGAATTTAAGGGAAAATCCATGCTTTTATCTGTGCAAAACTTGAGATCACACAATTCTATCTTACTAATATTTGTGACAAATCGATAGCTGAGGCCTAGTTTCTTGAACTGCTGCTGCCAGCTGGAAGACAGTAAAGGGAGTTACAGGCTGTAAAAAAATCTTTCTGCAGATTTGTGAGCTCGGAACATGGCTGAGCAGAACGTGTCCATCAGGCTCCGAGATCCCTTTGGCAATAGATCGGTGCTACTTTCCTCTCAGGTCTGACTTCAGGGGGGTTTAGTTTTAAGCCGAGACCCAGAGAAACAAAGAGCAGCTTGTTTACTGACAAGGAAAAgtatgaaatgttatttttatcgTGCAGTCCTACCGATACAACGCCAATTATGCCAGTCatgttatattcatatataccgATAATACTATATGATAGCAATATGTCGAGGGAGAATACTAAAACGGAGCAGTTCCGCCCTGCTGATGAGCATTATACGGAGGGAAGGACATGCTCAATATGTGTCTAGtcattaagcacccactatgtgccatgCACCTTGCTAAGTACCAtgattatgtcatttgatcctcactgaaggaggggagggaggttttttaatttaatttttattatttttatccccatctcacagatgaggaaactgaggtgaaggaAAGTGAAAAGACGCCCTCGGTCACAGGGCAATCAGGCGGCTGGGGCTGGATCAAGGGCTGAGCAAACGGGGTGAGGATCGTCACCCAGACAAGTCTGAACCCAGGACGTCCTGGCTCCAGCTCTGGAGCTCTCAccactttccttttctgggcCGTCCCCACCCCCCAAAGGCCTCGGAGCCCCGTCCTGAAGTGAAAGCTCACCTTCCAAGTTGGCTTTAAGACCTGAAGGATCCTCGAAGTTACACAGCTTCAGAGAGGCCCCTTCGGCATTGGAACAGAGCATCTTCACCCCCTGCAGGTTGGCACACTGTGGGCGGAAGGGTCACGTGAGGAGACTAGCCTGTCGCAGCCTCCCCAGGGCTTTCCCTACAAGCCCCTCCCCCGGCCCTGCCCACAGCAGCGCTGGGGATGCTGGGGCTCCGGGCTGCACCATGAGACACAGGCTCTCGGGTTCTGATTGGTCAGCGTTACAGTAAAAGGGCGGGAACAGCACGcgcaccttgagggcaggcacaGCGCTTCTGGCAGCCCCGCCAGGAGACGGAGCCAATGTGGGGTCCTCCCCGAGTGTCCCTGGCACTAGAATTCAAGTCTAGTCACCCCGAACTCAATAAGAGCCCGGTGCTCTTCCGCTTCCGACTCATCCACTTGAGGCTCCTCGAACCCTCAGCCACCTGCCTTCCTCCCCCAGACGTGAATGAAGGGATGGGAAAGAGCCCCTTGAAGCTCTCCACACACTGGCCCTACTGCACGAGCTCTCCCACCCTCGTAGTCCCGCTGAGACACCGCACTCTCCACCCTTTGTGGGGCCTCGGAGAGGTGCCGCACCAACACGTGTCCTTGGCCCTGTCATTTCCTCAGcttggccccccccccccaggagccCCGCCATTTTCTTCCTCCAACTCTCAGCCCGTTTCTGGCCTCTGGTCCCAAGTTCCTGTGGCCATGGCGCTCCGATCCATGTCGCGAGGGCGGGCGGGGTCTTCTCTCCTTTCCGACTTTGCTCACACCATCCCGGCCCCCCTACTCCCCTGCTCTCCCTCTGgacctcttactttctgtccctTTCCAGGCTCCTTGGTCTCCCTTTCGGGATGTCCCCATGACCTCAGGGATGCCCAAGAGGCAGAGCTGATGCCAGCGATGGGgacccccctcccccctgctTCTCCTTCATGGCAgtgagggccaggcaatgggggtaagtgacctgcgctgggtcacacaactaggaagctcGGAGGCCctattggaacccaggtcctctcaccTCCAAGCCCTGAACTGCacccactgagctccccagctgtcCTGGTCCTCCAGTTATGATGGGGGACCTTTTGCCTTGGTTTGCTACAAACTAGGCCTCTTCGGCACCGCTGAACCTCTCTGCCCCTTTTCCCTGTTACAGCCTCATTAGAAAGggtagctgagtgactctggacaGAGCAGGCCACAGATGgaaggtcgtgggttcaaatctgacctcaggacaCTAACTAGcagtgtgagcctggacaagtatAGTGTGCATCAATTCTAAGCAAGGCgagagtttaagaaaaaagaagctCATGTATGTACATACGCACGtacacctccccctccccccacggGTGTCTCAAGGGCGGCCCCCTTAGCAAACCCGAGAGGCTGCTGGAGAGCAGGTCCTGCTCCTCTTCTGTCCTCCCCAGAGCCTGAAACGACTGATCCCCGCTCGTTGCTTCTAGGCCAACACGATGACAAGTCAGCCAGGATTTGGGGGAGCACCACTGGGCGCCAGGCTCTGGGCTAGGCCCAAACCAGACCTTGTGCTCAGTGTGCTTAGGCTAGCGGGAAAGGCAACACGTGAAGCACGGTGGAGCCAGAAGGCTGGGGCCGAGGAGAGGCTCCTGCAGAGGGAGGGGGGGCCTTCCGCCGACcctaaaggaagtcagagaagccaggCTGGAGAGGCAGGAGAGCCCAGGCTCTGCGTGGGGTGTCCCAGCCCTGGGGAAGGAGTAAAGTCATTCTTACATCCAACACTGATCCGGAGAGGTCGGCTCGCTCGAGATTCGCACAGCAGAGGTTCGCGTGCGCGAGGTTGCAGCGACTTAGATTGGCCATCTTGAAGTTGATGTAGCGAAGGTCCAGCCGAGAAAGGTCAGCACCACTGAAGTTTAGCCCCTAAAAGAAGCGGCCAGTCAGCTCTCCCCAGGGAACCCGAAGCCCGTGACGTGGCCTGCGCTGACTTTGCGGAGGAACACCGTGTTCCTGCTAGTAAGTGGCCACATGTAATACCCACGGCCTCTCCCGTGGTCTTAAGTGCTTTGAAGTGAAGAGGAACAGCTTTAAGTATCTTGTCAATTCCGTGACTGGCAGCAACAGGGGCCCACTGTTCACTGACAATTGTCCACCCAAGAGAGACGGCACTGTATGGAATTCGAGTGGTTGTCAGTACTCTGGGATGCTACAGAAGCATCATATGAATTGACACATGATGTATTAGCATTATATTAGCCACTTAAGAGAATcaagtatttttataaaaaagaagaaaaagaaaccactGTTTGGGATAAAATGCTGGCACGTTTAGGATTTTTAACCTGGATtcaaaaggaaatgaaacaaaattaaaaacgaTTCACAAGATTTAATAAAAGGTTTTTCTAAGAACATCATCCTGAATGACTAACGACTTTGCTAAATGGAGCAAATGGCTGCTTTGAGTACCTGGCATCGCAATTCTGACTTGGTTGGCGTGGCTAGCAGGAACCGCACAAACTCCTTGCGAGATATTGGGGAGTGGTCTTCCGGTGGCTGAGAATTCTTGAAAAAGCAAGCGTGAATACGTCAGTGGTTTTGTTCCGACTTAGCTATGACACCTGTAAGGGTGTTCTAAGTACTAGGAGTAAACATTAGAAGTACCTTTATTGCCACTTCCAGATgttcaatcaatgaatcaatccCAAAAAACCTGGCTTCTTCTAACACACCTaccaaaaatgacaaaaaaaactgGTGTttgcaaaaaaacaacaaccgaGGAGCAGCCATCATTTATCTTGAGTCTTTTTCCATTTCATACAGGATTCCACATTGAGAAGAAATTCATAATGTTCAGCATATTCCCAAAATGAACATTCTCAAAGATAAAAgaaccttggaaccaaaaccccaaagatTTCACTTTGcacaaggaaaaaaggaagctaACCAGCTCTTGGACTGGCCTGaaattcagattcttttttttctttttttttaaacccttaccttccatcttggagtcaatactgtgtattggctccaaggcagaagagtggtcagggctaggccatgggggtcaagtgacttgcccagggtcacacagctgggaagtgtctgaggccagatttgaacctaggacctcccgtctctaggcctggctctcaatccactgagctacccagctgcccccaaatgtgtatttttaaaacatatttctgaTCATTTTTGTCATTATGAAGACAGAGGAAAGCAATCCTCGTTAACAAATATGGGTAGAATTGGATTAATTGCTTGACTGGAATTTGGAGAAAAACACTCAAAAGTCCTAAAACTTCACTGACCCTTCAAAACAGAAGTGAGATGAAAATTATGTATTttgtaaaaacccttaccttttgtcctagGGTCAacacagtgtattggttccaaggtagaagagtgataaaggctaggcaataggggttaggtgacttgcccagggtcatacagctagtctcTCCCATTCTCACCAGTAGTTGTCccaaatttctcttctctcttacaATTAAATCCTTCAGAAAGCAATCTACCACTCCCACATccactttctttcattttactcTCTTCTAAACCTTCTGTAGCCCGACTGTTGACCTCCTGGAGATTGTGGAGAACAGCTGCCTGCCTCTCACCAGTCACCAGGGATCTCTTCCTTGCCAGCTAATGGCCGTGTCTCGGGCTTCATCCTCTCTGAGCTCTTCGCAGACCACTGTGGCTCTTGATCCCCCTCTGCTCCAtttctgacatttactatctaCGAGATCACGGgcaagcctcagcttcctcacctaTAGGATAGAGACTGAGCCAGATGATTTCTCAGATTCCTTCTACTGGAAATCAATCCTCCGGCGTGGTCATGTCCTTACAGTTACTAACTGCCAGAGGCAAGACTTGGATTCAATTTTTGACTCGAGTCTAGCACTCTCGGTCCTCTGCCCCCATTCTCCAAGCACTTCTTTTTTTCTACACAAGTATTTTGGGGAGAGAATGTACTAGCAtttggggaaatcaggaaatgcTTCATATAAAAGGGGTTGAAAAGtcatcaaaaattaaaatttcaagatACATGGAAATATAATCCTcgtaagagagaaaagggaagaaggggttGGCAATTGTCTAAAGAGACATTTGTATAGGAAATTCCAATTTTTCAAAGCCACTGCCACTGCCCCCCAACTCTGCTGTCCACCTCCCTGGGGAGTGCTGTCTTCacccattagactataaactcccaGAAAGTAAGGACTGGCTTCTGCTTGCAGTggttagcagagtgcctggcacaaagtaatctggaaaagataaggggcagggaaggaagtgctgcttaaaaaaaaaaagtcatcttcccaaactgatttcattgaagagggATGAGAAGATTTGTTCTTCTTTTCCAGGACGAAAGGGCAGGGAAAGGAAACAATCAAATTTCAACTTAGCATAAAGAAAACTTTCCTGGAAGgaactttccctcccttccttctttccttccttccttccttcctttccctcttctggcttagaatcagtcctaagtatgggttccaaggcagacacgTGAGGCTAAgcgatttgaacccaagccctcctttctccaggcctgccCCTCTATCCATCTGGTCATCTTCCTAGGTTGAGCAACTTCTTAACAAGGCCGCTGGATGGAGGATTTCCTATTCAGTTTGGATTGGATTAGAGGCATCTGAGGTTCTTTTGCTGAAATTCTTACTCCCAGGCGGCTCCAGTGCATTCTGTGGtgctaaaataaacaaaatgcttCACTACGTGAGCATGCCCTCTTTTTGCCGTGTTTCTTTTTTGCGGGCTGCATCACCACTTACTCAGCCCGTCAAGTGAGTAACTTGGGGTTTATCCGGCGATCACAGATTAGTGCCAGAAGGGACAAGAGAGATTATCAAGTCCAAACTTTTCAAGAATATGAAACTGGGGCCCGCAAAGGTCTTGTGCAAAATCCCAAAGTAAAGAGGCACAGAATGCAGGGTGGGTCTCCAGCTCCAATCCAAAGCTCCTTCGGCTCCTTTCGGGGAGGGCCCTTctgctccctctccctccctgtgGGCTACTCTGAGCTCTGCTGGGCCTTCCCTTCCCACTCACCCAGCCTTGCCGTCCACAGAAGAGAAGAGCAGCGGCAGCAGCCACGCTACAGCACAGACAAGTCTACAGAAGGCTTGACCGACACGACCTTCTTCTCCCTGGACCCTCACAAGCAGCCCGGGAGTCCCTGGCCAGGGTTTGCCTGCTCTCAGGTCTTGACTCCAGACAGTTGTGTTTGCCCTTCTTCAGTGTGCTGAGCCGTGCCTCAGTGGCCTGATCTTTTCCTCCCCAGATCTCTAGGCCAGCCCCGACCCTCGCTGCTCAGCCCACAGGAGCACATCTGCAGGCCTGGGCATTTCACTGTGGTGGAGGACTCACACAGGAAAAAGGCACAAGCAGGTCCCGAGTCCAAGAAGTGCCCATCCGCATGCCCTGCGCAATACAGACAAGCGCTCCTAGCAGGGCAGGGAGGGACAAGCTGCAGCCGGGCTGCTGAAGGGAACGCGCGGCCCTGTGGGCGCAATCAGAAGGCGCCCAGAGAACGGGCATGCTGTTTTCCGCATCAGAACTAAAGCGGGTCCCTGGGTTCAACTGCTTTGCTCCACAGGCAGAACGTGCGGCGTGTGGTGGAAGGAGGGACCATGAGACAAGACGGCCACAATGCTTCGGGGCTCTGTTTGACTACATCCCCTTTTGGCAGAGGGGTCACCCCCGGGCAGTAACCCCTCCAGAAGCTCTTCAAAGAGCTCCGTTGGGCCAGCCAAGAATTAGAAGGATTAGCAAACAGTCACACGGTCCATCTCTAGTCCCTTCTAGCGTCCTGCGCCAAGCCAGCACTTGCATTCTCTGGGCAGAGCCCAGGCTAATTCTATCTTCTTTTCAAATTAAGGGAAATTTGGCCACAGCggggaaaaaagaacacaaaGCATGGAAAACTCTCCCAAATGATGaggattttaaaggaaatgaatctTTGAAAGCCTTACCCAATAAGTTAATGCCATCATTTACAATGAGCTGTCCATGACGGAGATAGTTCAAAATGGGTTCAAAATACTCAGGACTTCGGTCAATTAGGAAAGCTCCCCTGTGGTCCTGTTTATTTCCCCAGGCACCTGTGGAcccattaaagaaaaatattttcaaacagAAGTTTaggttttagaaaagaaaatgtatagtATCCTGACTAACTCTTGCAAGAACTGTTCATCTCATAAAATGACAAAGAACACCAGTGTTACTGGTCATCACAGAGTCTGCGAAAGCTGGGTCCTACTCACCTTTGTCCTTAAACATGTGGGCCAGCATACTGTCAGGTTCTTTATTCACTAAAGTGCTCCTAAGAagtcagagggaaaaaatgactTTGCCTTTgtcttaaaaagaataaaaagctaTTTGGTTAAGAATCTAGTGGATCCCAGCTGTTCTCTCAAAAAGGCACCAGATCTGAGCTGGTAGGAATAATGCTGAGTgagttccatttctttttttttttttttaaaccctcaccttccgtcttgaagtcaatactgtgtattggttccaaggcagaagagtggtaagggtaggcaatgggggtcaagtgacttgcccagggtcacacagctgggaagtggctgaggccggatttgaacctaggacctcccgtctctgggcctgactctccatccactgagctacccagctgccccctgagtgaGTTCCATTTCTGCAGGTTCTACCTGGCATTTCTCTGGAATCCCTGCTGTAGGCTAAGTTTCTGACAGGCTGCTTTCCAGTCTTCCCAACAATTTGTTTTTAACAGATAGCCAAGTTCTTATCTCAAAAGTTTGGAGCTTTACTTTTGTCAAAGTAGAGGCTACTCCGTAACTGATGACATCAGAAAGCCTCCTCTGCCACATTTCTTATGTTTTCTCTGAAAAAGTACAGAGAAAATTCCTCCCCAAACCACATGAAGTCTTTTATCAGTTTTCTTTGTGAGATCTTAGACAAAGTGCTTCCCTTAAATCTTCTCTATGAAAAATGAGGGGAGATAGGCCAAAGGATCCCAAATAATGGTTCTCGGTAGCCTAATCGTTCCCAGAACAAACTGATCTCAGGCTGCTATTTAGTCAATCAGCATCTGAAGAATCTGGGAAGTCATCAATAAGGAGGATTCAAAGACCTCTAGGGCGTCTACTGTCTTCTAAAAAGAATCAGGAAGGCACATTCCTACCTTGTGGTTGTAAAGTATCGTCCTCCTACGTTTAGAGTCAGCCAGTCTGTATGCGATCCTGTTGGGCCTTCAGATAGTTTCATATCTGCCTGAGGGTCTAGACAGATgataaagaagataaagataGGACGAGGAATTTGATAGTTCCCTCCCGATGGGACTGCATCATCCTCAGCACCGGACAACCAAAGAACATTATCCCTAATTTGTAGATGAAAGAATTAACTTCCCAAAGTTTGACTTCCCAAAGACATGGAGAAAGTAGAGCCACGTGGAGGCATAAGGAGGCCCTCAATGGGAGGCAGATCAGgtttccaaaattgtatttattgtatTTGGAACTAGGAATGTGTCTTTCCTTAGAAATAATGTCAGTCAGcttagcacagtggttagagtcaggcctggaaatgggaggacctTCTTACcagtatgactctgggtaagtctcccattgcccagcccttacaatcaagaatcaattcttcttcttcttcttaacccttaccttccattttaaaatcaatactgtgtactggccaggctctctatccactgagccacatagctgcccctcttaatactaattctaagacagaagataagggtttaaacataaaaagaaataatgccaGAAACATGGTTTCTAGGCTACCCTGTAAAAGTCTATAAACTACAAAAGGTTTTCCAAGGAGACATTGCTCCATCTTTCCCAAAGGCAGAGACAACTCAAGGGAAAATCGTGAAATAGAGCAAACATTTTTGCCTCCTTTCCCGTCTGCCCCCTTCACTCTTCCCTGACTCTCAAGGCCTTCAGTTTGCACCACAGGCCCTCCTCCAAGACTGGCCCTGCCCCAGAAGGCTCTTTGCTCTAAATTGACCCATTCAATTGCTGTCTCAGCCATCACTGTTTACAATGAAACAAATTTAAGTTTTACTGAAATAATGCCTTAGTGTAGCCTTAAACATTTTTGTTCAACAGACAAAAACTACATCATTTCTCTTGAATTTAAGAGACGTTTTTCCCCCAACCGATGATCTTTGTCACTGACTGTCAGAAAGAAAACTTACATACGTAGAAATAGCTTAAATGTGTAGTAAAAGAGACAGCCATATTATCACTGTcaaagaaaatctgaaaagaaatttaaactctCAAAAAACAGAATAACCTTATTTCTTACTTCTAGACCCATCCGTGGcttttttaaacacataaaaaaaGTCATCCCCAACCAAAAAAAGGCCATTTCTTTGGTATTAAATACGATACAGACTCAGAATGCTGATGTCAGGACATAATGCCAAATTTTGCCAAAAATCAACATTTTATCAAAAGAGTTTAGCCTTTCGGCCACTTACCAATAAAGGGTTCCCCTTCACATACAAAGAGAACATCATCATCTCTGGGGGAAGAAAAAGATCCTGTCAGTACAATTGGATTCAGACTGGTTCTAAAATCACATTAGTTAACCGGTTCTGCCGTTTGATCCAGACGTCTGGATCTTTTCTGTGTTCTGGCCCCCTTTGGCAGCTTGATGAAGCCTAGGGAGGGACTCCTTCTCAGAAGGATGTTTCCAATGCATAAAATAGATAGCATTACAAGGAatactaattatattgaaataggattgtaaacatgtaaaaataaagtTATGGGCCCACGGTAAGAATCAGTATGTTAGATGATTCTTGGTCTCACGTAATGGATGCTGAAAGATCGAATAGTGCAAAATCTTAATACTTTGTTGGGCTTGAACATAACCACTCATTTGAATGTAAATTTCAGTTCAAAATTCAAAATCTACCCATGCGTTCAAAGGACTGGTTCAAGTCAGTCACTTCATAGGGGGACAGGAtgggggatggagactctaagcgatcacctggtgcaaacaccaacaacctggaaataggttctgatcaaggacgcaagtaatacccagtgggatggcgcgtcggctatgggaaggcgtgggggcaggggagggagggagggaaataatgtgattcttttaaccaaggaataatgttctaaattggctacataaaatttaaaaaaatcagtcacCTCATAACTTTCTTCAGATCTCATTTTTAATCCGTGGATTTCCCCCCCTTATGCTACATAAACTTCTGAACTATGCTAGCCATCAGTTACTGAAAGCTCACtgagaaaacaaaagggaagaatGAGCCAGATCAACCGCCCCTTGGCCTGTCCCCTGCCTCAAATGCCGGTGCTAGAGACGGTCTTTGTCAACACTGTCTTCCACTAGAGTCTGCCACTGAGCGGAGCCCGTGCTAACCGGGAAGCCTAGAGCGAGAATTTCATTGCGCAGGAGGGCACAGCGGACACTTTCTCTGGAGGAGTTTTGATTTCCATGAAAAGGTCCTGCTTTTGGAATGATACTAACCTCGCTGTGTCAAGCCCCGGAACACGAGAGCATCTGCTAAAGACAGAAGAGTTTGGTCAGCTCTGAGCTGAGGTATCAGAACTGAGAGGGACACCAACTGAGAGATCATCTGGTCAGCCCCCTTCTCTGATTTTAATCCTGCCTTCTTCCCACAGTACCAGAGGACCTGGGCAATATGGCGATTGCCTTTTCACTCcagaatgacttttttaaaacccctattTTCTACCTTAGTAATGACTCAAGggcaagacagaagggcaagagctagacaaACGGGGTAAATGACCCGCTTAGGGATCCACAGCTAGACACcgtgtctgaggtcacatgtgAACCTAGGTTCTGTTCTcgtgactccaggcctgatgttctATCAGCTGAGCCACCAAGCTGATTTGTGTATTACCGAATTGTGAATCAATTGATGAGCATTCTGTGACAATACTAGGCGACAGGgccacaaatataaaaaa encodes:
- the KCTD9 gene encoding BTB/POZ domain-containing protein KCTD9 isoform X5 produces the protein MRDDDVLFVCEGEPFIDPQADMKLSEGPTGSHTDWLTLNVGGRYFTTTRSTLVNKEPDSMLAHMFKDKGAWGNKQDHRGAFLIDRSPEYFEPILNYLRHGQLIVNDGINLLGVLEEARFFGIDSLIEHLEVAIKNSQPPEDHSPISRKEFVRFLLATPTKSELRCQGLNFSGADLSRLDLRYINFKMANLSRCNLAHANLCCANLERADLSGSVLDCANLQGVKMLCSNAEGASLKLCNFEDPSGLKANLEGANLKGVDMEGSQMTGINLRVATLKNAKLKNCNLRGATLAGTDLENCDLSGCDLQEANLRGSNVKGAIFEEMLTPLHMSQSVR
- the KCTD9 gene encoding BTB/POZ domain-containing protein KCTD9 isoform X3, producing the protein MRRVTLFLNGSPKNGKVVAVYGTLSDLLSVASNKLGIKATSVYNGKGGLIDDIALISRCSRVPGLDTARDDDVLFVCEGEPFIDPQADMKLSEGPTGSHTDWLTLNVGGRYFTTTRSTLVNKEPDSMLAHMFKDKGAWGNKQDHRGAFLIDRSPEYFEPILNYLRHGQLIVNDGINLLGVLEEARFFGIDSLIEHLEVAIKNSQPPEDHSPISRKEFVRFLLATPTKSELRCQGLNFSGADLSRLDLRYINFKMANLSRCNLAHANLCCANLERADLSGSVLDCANLQGVKMLCSNAEGASLKLCNFEDPSGLKANLEGANLKGVDMEGSQMTGINLRVATLKNAKLKNCNLRGATLAGTDLERGIPIAVGGKLNKMKHLLKNSDMTFIVTYPWSLPLQ
- the KCTD9 gene encoding BTB/POZ domain-containing protein KCTD9 isoform X6 is translated as MKLSEGPTGSHTDWLTLNVGGRYFTTTRSTLVNKEPDSMLAHMFKDKGAWGNKQDHRGAFLIDRSPEYFEPILNYLRHGQLIVNDGINLLGVLEEARFFGIDSLIEHLEVAIKNSQPPEDHSPISRKEFVRFLLATPTKSELRCQGLNFSGADLSRLDLRYINFKMANLSRCNLAHANLCCANLERADLSGSVLDCANLQGVKMLCSNAEGASLKLCNFEDPSGLKANLEGANLKGVDMEGSQMTGINLRVATLKNAKLKNCNLRGATLAGTDLENCDLSGCDLQEANLRGSNVKGAIFEEMLTPLHMSQSVR
- the KCTD9 gene encoding BTB/POZ domain-containing protein KCTD9 isoform X1; the protein is MRRVTLFLNGSPKNGKVVAVYGTLSDLLSVASNKLGIKATSVYNGKGGLIDDIALISRCSRVPGLDTARDDDVLFVCEGEPFIDPQADMKLSEGPTGSHTDWLTLNVGGRYFTTTRSTLVNKEPDSMLAHMFKDKGAWGNKQDHRGAFLIDRSPEYFEPILNYLRHGQLIVNDGINLLGVLEEARFFGIDSLIEHLEVAIKNSQPPEDHSPISRKEFVRFLLATPTKSELRCQGLNFSGADLSRLDLRYINFKMANLSRCNLAHANLCCANLERADLSGSVLDCANLQGVKMLCSNAEGASLKLCNFEDPSGLKANLEGANLKGVDMEGSQMTGINLRVATLKNAKLKNCNLRGATLAGTDLENCDLSGCDLQEANLRGSNVKGAIFEEMLTPLHMSQSVR
- the KCTD9 gene encoding BTB/POZ domain-containing protein KCTD9 isoform X4, with translation MRRVTLFLNGSPKNGKVVAVYGTLSDLLSVASNKLGIKATSVYNGKGGLIDDIALIRDDDVLFVCEGEPFIDPQADMKLSEGPTGSHTDWLTLNVGGRYFTTTRSTLVNKEPDSMLAHMFKDKGAWGNKQDHRGAFLIDRSPEYFEPILNYLRHGQLIVNDGINLLGVLEEARFFGIDSLIEHLEVAIKNSQPPEDHSPISRKEFVRFLLATPTKSELRCQGLNFSGADLSRLDLRYINFKMANLSRCNLAHANLCCANLERADLSGSVLDCANLQGVKMLCSNAEGASLKLCNFEDPSGLKANLEGANLKGVDMEGSQMTGINLRVATLKNAKLKNCNLRGATLAGTDLENCDLSGCDLQEANLRGSNVKGAIFEEMLTPLHMSQSVR
- the KCTD9 gene encoding BTB/POZ domain-containing protein KCTD9 isoform X2, with the protein product MRRVTLFLNGSPKNGKVVAVYGTLSDLLSVASNKLGIKATSVYNGKGGLIDDIALIRCSRVPGLDTARDDDVLFVCEGEPFIDPQADMKLSEGPTGSHTDWLTLNVGGRYFTTTRSTLVNKEPDSMLAHMFKDKGAWGNKQDHRGAFLIDRSPEYFEPILNYLRHGQLIVNDGINLLGVLEEARFFGIDSLIEHLEVAIKNSQPPEDHSPISRKEFVRFLLATPTKSELRCQGLNFSGADLSRLDLRYINFKMANLSRCNLAHANLCCANLERADLSGSVLDCANLQGVKMLCSNAEGASLKLCNFEDPSGLKANLEGANLKGVDMEGSQMTGINLRVATLKNAKLKNCNLRGATLAGTDLENCDLSGCDLQEANLRGSNVKGAIFEEMLTPLHMSQSVR